The DNA region ATAACAGCTCGGCATGGCGCATGGAGCCCGATGTCCCGCTCGTGGTACCGGAAGTAAACCCGAATGACGTAGACTGGAACAAGGGCATAATCGCCAACCCGAACTGCTCCACCATACAGATGGTGGTCGCGCTCAAACCCATCCACGACGCCGCGCGCATTACGCGCATCGTGGTGAGCACCTACCAGTCGGTATCGGGTACGGGCCTGAAGGCGATCGAGGAGCTCAATATCCAGACGCGCGACATCGTCCAGGGAAAGCCCATATCCCAGCGAAAGGTATACGCGCACCAGATCGCGTTCAACGCCCTCCCGCATATCGACGTCTTCCTTCCGAACGGTTATACCAAGGAAGAAATGAAGATGGTTCTCGAGACCAAGAAGATCATGGGCGACGATTCCATTCGCGTCACCGCGACCACCGTGCGCGTGCCCGTCCTGTACGCGCACTCGGAATCGGTGAATATCGAAACCGGGAAGAAGATTACCCCGGACGAAGTGCGCGCGCTTCTAAGGGGCTTCCCCGGTGT from Spirochaetota bacterium includes:
- a CDS encoding aspartate-semialdehyde dehydrogenase gives rise to the protein MKKYNVVVLGATGAVGIEFRKILLERKFPIDKIKFLGNTTVGNEIDFGGRTVKVEAVADGCFDGYQIGLFSAGASISKQVARKAAQAGCVVVDNSSAWRMEPDVPLVVPEVNPNDVDWNKGIIANPNCSTIQMVVALKPIHDAARITRIVVSTYQSVSGTGLKAIEELNIQTRDIVQGKPISQRKVYAHQIAFNALPHIDVFLPNGYTKEEMKMVLETKKIMGDDSIRVTATTVRVPVLYAHSESVNIETGKKITPDEVRALLRGFPGVTVVDDPSRNEYPLATDATGKDDVFVGRIREDESIANGINMWVVSDNIRKGAALNAVQIAELLIKKNLV